A window of the Clostridium sp. 'White wine YQ' genome harbors these coding sequences:
- a CDS encoding ABC transporter permease subunit, producing MLFTLTKNELRKIFGRGKTYVVSILFVAFVALLFIGNNISENRAKKANSPEGRVATLKENISWLNQDMKQLEAKSASDSSVEAKKNDLKLSIDRAQAALDKLEKQIKEGTVTDDWKANLDQEITSLKQQINDETQPDRYKSQLKTRLDELNYYKTNDLKPIESWQIKGYNFIEQIIQILGMVFLAVGIAIFMSDMVSGEFTPPTMKFLIIQPVSRGKVLLSKFIAVVISCVSLILSIEVVAFLLIGLTKGFGYAKMPIMFNAKYAFDMSKAQEGGGHQLVQVAGTGEMIPQWNFTIRMFLVQILFIVACCAFVFLISSLFKTSMISMAVTTSLFTLVQILSQVLSPVKKIANFLFTSYGDAGGLLSGYMAVQYNNPNMTLAFGIAVMIITTIVFYIISHVVFTKRDILI from the coding sequence ATGTTATTTACATTAACTAAAAATGAATTAAGAAAGATATTCGGTAGAGGAAAAACCTATGTAGTCTCAATATTATTTGTAGCCTTTGTAGCACTATTGTTTATAGGGAATAACATAAGTGAAAATAGAGCAAAAAAGGCAAATTCACCTGAAGGAAGAGTAGCGACATTAAAGGAAAATATAAGCTGGTTGAATCAAGATATGAAGCAGCTTGAAGCAAAATCAGCTTCTGATAGCAGCGTTGAAGCTAAGAAGAATGATCTCAAGTTAAGCATAGATAGGGCTCAAGCAGCACTAGATAAATTAGAAAAACAAATAAAAGAAGGTACTGTTACAGACGATTGGAAAGCAAATCTAGACCAAGAAATAACTAGTTTAAAGCAACAAATAAATGATGAAACACAACCTGATAGGTATAAGAGTCAACTTAAAACAAGATTAGATGAATTAAATTATTATAAGACTAATGATTTAAAACCTATAGAGTCATGGCAGATTAAAGGGTACAATTTCATTGAGCAAATAATACAAATTTTAGGAATGGTATTCTTAGCAGTAGGTATTGCAATATTTATGAGTGATATGGTATCAGGAGAATTTACACCTCCAACTATGAAATTTTTAATTATACAACCAGTTTCAAGAGGAAAGGTATTATTATCAAAGTTTATAGCAGTAGTTATAAGTTGTGTAAGTCTAATATTATCAATTGAAGTAGTGGCGTTCTTATTAATAGGGTTAACTAAGGGATTTGGATATGCAAAAATGCCAATTATGTTTAATGCTAAATATGCATTTGATATGAGTAAGGCTCAAGAAGGAGGAGGACATCAGTTAGTTCAAGTTGCAGGTACTGGTGAAATGATACCACAGTGGAATTTCACAATTAGAATGTTTCTTGTACAGATTTTATTTATAGTTGCATGCTGTGCATTTGTATTTTTGATTTCATCACTATTTAAAACTAGTATGATTTCTATGGCAGTTACTACATCATTATTTACATTGGTACAAATATTATCTCAAGTTCTATCTCCAGTTAAAAAGATTGCTAATTTCCTATTTACATCTTATGGAGATGCAGGTGGACTTTTAAGTGGGTATATGGCAGTTCAGTATAATAACCCCAACATGACGTTAGCTTTTGGGATTGCAGTAATGATAATAACAACTATAGTATTTTATATAATATCTCATGTAGTATTCACTAAGAGAGATATATTAATATAA
- a CDS encoding M3 family oligoendopeptidase has translation MSLNWSLKELYESFESHEFREDLRNTSSLIDEYNTWADKVTSNYEDLLKKIEDYIEKTSELKNYFFKLGSFIELSLSVNTKNSEALKASDILNQNVSNMAEANAKLDKWLGGIKHIDKLISSSKILKEHEFFLREKIEMNKYVLSDKEEGVIAKMQNTGSTAWLKLKDSLISNLQVEIEMDGEIKKLPLTVVLTMAYDKDKEIRKKAYEAEIKSYKKVEDGVAAALNAIKGEALTISDMRGYKSPLEMTLINSRMEEKTLNAMMTAMKEYLPSFRKYLRKKAEILGYKNGLPFYELYAPVSEGDMEFDCERGKAFVEDNFRTFSKHLGDFARRAYENEWIDFMPKEGKVGGGFCENLHFIGESRILLNYGNSFNDVVTLAHELGHGFHGECLRKEKVLNSDYPMPIAETASTFCETIVKKAGIKNGNPQEAFSILETEISGCTQVIVDIYSRFLFESEVFERRRNGALSADEIKEIMIKAQKEAYGDGLDENYLHPYMWTWKPHYYYVDSNFYNFPYAFGLLFAKGLYAKYLNSGEKFTEDYEKLLAITGRNKLEDVAKVMEIDITNVDFWRSSLKTIEEDIEEFIELSKSIK, from the coding sequence ATGAGCTTGAATTGGAGTTTAAAAGAATTATACGAATCTTTTGAAAGTCATGAGTTTAGAGAAGATTTAAGAAATACAAGTAGTTTAATTGATGAATATAATACTTGGGCGGACAAGGTAACAAGTAATTATGAAGATTTATTAAAAAAGATAGAAGATTATATAGAAAAAACTAGTGAATTAAAGAACTATTTCTTTAAACTTGGATCCTTTATCGAACTTTCATTAAGTGTAAATACTAAGAATTCAGAAGCGTTAAAAGCATCTGATATATTAAATCAAAATGTAAGTAATATGGCGGAAGCAAATGCAAAATTAGATAAATGGCTTGGAGGAATAAAACATATTGATAAGTTAATTTCTTCATCTAAAATTCTTAAGGAACATGAGTTTTTCTTAAGGGAAAAGATTGAAATGAACAAATATGTTTTAAGTGATAAAGAAGAAGGGGTTATAGCTAAAATGCAGAATACTGGTTCTACTGCTTGGCTTAAACTTAAAGATTCATTGATTTCAAATCTTCAGGTAGAAATAGAGATGGATGGAGAAATTAAAAAACTACCATTAACTGTTGTACTTACAATGGCTTATGACAAAGATAAGGAAATAAGGAAAAAAGCATATGAGGCTGAAATTAAATCCTATAAAAAAGTGGAAGATGGAGTGGCAGCTGCTTTAAATGCTATCAAAGGAGAAGCACTTACTATAAGTGATATGAGGGGATATAAATCTCCTTTAGAGATGACACTTATAAATTCTAGGATGGAAGAAAAAACTCTAAATGCAATGATGACAGCAATGAAAGAATATCTTCCTAGTTTTAGAAAATATTTAAGAAAAAAAGCTGAGATATTAGGATATAAAAATGGCCTTCCTTTTTACGAATTGTATGCTCCAGTATCTGAGGGGGACATGGAATTTGATTGTGAAAGAGGAAAAGCTTTTGTAGAAGATAATTTTAGAACATTCAGTAAACATCTTGGAGATTTTGCAAGAAGGGCCTATGAAAATGAATGGATAGATTTTATGCCAAAGGAAGGGAAAGTAGGGGGAGGTTTCTGTGAAAATCTTCACTTCATTGGAGAAAGCAGAATACTTTTAAACTATGGAAATTCTTTTAATGATGTTGTAACACTTGCTCATGAACTTGGACATGGATTCCATGGGGAATGCCTAAGGAAGGAAAAAGTATTAAACTCTGATTATCCAATGCCAATTGCAGAGACAGCATCAACTTTTTGTGAAACAATAGTAAAGAAAGCAGGAATTAAGAATGGAAATCCTCAAGAAGCTTTCTCAATACTTGAAACAGAAATAAGTGGATGTACTCAAGTAATAGTTGATATATATTCAAGATTCCTTTTTGAAAGCGAAGTATTTGAAAGAAGAAGAAATGGAGCATTATCTGCGGATGAAATTAAAGAGATAATGATAAAGGCACAAAAAGAAGCTTATGGGGATGGATTAGATGAAAATTATCTTCATCCATATATGTGGACTTGGAAGCCACACTATTATTATGTAGATAGTAATTTTTATAATTTCCCTTATGCATTTGGATTATTATTTGCAAAAGGATTATATGCTAAATATTTAAATAGTGGAGAAAAGTTCACAGAAGACTATGAGAAATTATTAGCTATCACTGGAAGAAATAAGCTTGAAGATGTGGCTAAGGTTATGGAAATAGATATAACAAACGTAGATTTTTGGAGAAGCTCTCTCAAGACAATAGAAGAAGATATAGAAGAGTTCATAGAACTAAGTAAAAGTATAAAATAA
- a CDS encoding AIM24 family protein, with the protein MRTSLNITNKLTMLSEMSNDSTFQILQYDALEGGSDIDNAIKLKYMRDAGIKLKQVRIILDESSVNIGPGTLSYMKGDITISNKVGGVVGLGKKLFASKVTGEPLFKPQCEGTGEIFLEPSFGHFALIELEDEEIIVDDGLFFACEGSIEVGAARVKKISAMAFGEEGYFQTKLSGSGIVVLEIPVPEKEIFKCTLINDTLKVDGNFAILRSGEIEFSVEKSTKSIVGTAASGEGLLNVYRGTGQIWLIPTKNIYNELKTKGLEYESKPHGDIDTNV; encoded by the coding sequence GTGAGAACTTCGCTTAATATAACCAATAAGCTTACAATGCTTAGTGAGATGAGCAATGATTCAACATTCCAAATACTTCAATATGATGCTTTAGAAGGTGGCAGTGATATAGATAATGCCATTAAGCTAAAATATATGAGAGATGCTGGAATTAAATTAAAACAGGTTAGAATTATTTTAGATGAGAGCTCAGTTAATATAGGTCCAGGAACCTTGAGTTATATGAAAGGTGACATAACTATTAGTAATAAAGTAGGCGGTGTAGTTGGATTAGGCAAAAAGTTATTTGCAAGTAAAGTTACAGGAGAACCTTTATTTAAGCCACAGTGCGAAGGTACAGGTGAAATATTTTTAGAACCTAGTTTTGGACATTTTGCACTGATAGAGCTGGAAGATGAAGAAATAATAGTTGATGATGGATTGTTTTTTGCTTGTGAAGGCAGTATTGAAGTAGGAGCAGCAAGAGTTAAGAAAATTAGTGCAATGGCTTTTGGTGAGGAAGGATACTTTCAAACTAAGCTTTCAGGAAGTGGGATTGTAGTTTTAGAGATACCTGTTCCAGAAAAAGAAATTTTTAAGTGTACTTTGATAAATGATACTTTAAAAGTGGATGGTAATTTTGCTATACTAAGAAGTGGTGAAATTGAATTTTCTGTTGAGAAAAGTACTAAATCAATAGTTGGTACAGCGGCATCAGGTGAAGGATTACTTAATGTTTATAGGGGAACAGGACAAATATGGCTTATTCCAACTAAAAATATATATAATGAGCTAAAGACAAAGGGGTTAGAGTATGAATCTAAACCTCATGGTGACATAGATACGAATGTTTAA
- the glmM gene encoding phosphoglucosamine mutase — MGRMFGTDGVRGIANTELTSELAYNLGRAGAYVLTEGTHKPKILVAKDTRISGDMLESALIAGILSVGAEAISLGVIPTPAVAYLTRKYGADAGVMISASHNPVEYNGIKFFDDKGYKLSDELEDEIQRVIETGFKEVPSPIGPDLGRRIEEVGALEDYIEFAKETISVDLRGIKVALDCANGACYSAAVKAFRDLGAEVYVINDNPDGTNINEKCGSTHPEELMDYVVRKGCHVGFAFDGDADRCLAVDETGKLIDGDFIMTLCAKHLKELGRLKDDTLVVTVMSNLGLMLACEKEGIKTSITKVGDRYVLEEMMKSGHVLGGEQSGHIIFLEYNTTGDGLVTALQVASTIKRSGKSLSELASIMHQLPQVLVNAKVPNDKKDIHETDEEIKGEIKKIEEALHGCGRVLIRPSGTEPLVRVMLEGEDQEEIDKMANELAALILKKANA, encoded by the coding sequence ATGGGAAGAATGTTTGGAACAGATGGGGTAAGAGGAATAGCAAATACAGAGCTTACATCAGAGTTAGCATATAACTTAGGTAGAGCAGGGGCTTATGTATTAACAGAGGGAACTCATAAACCGAAGATTTTAGTTGCTAAAGACACTAGAATTTCAGGAGATATGTTAGAATCAGCGCTAATTGCAGGTATACTTTCTGTTGGAGCAGAAGCTATTTCATTAGGGGTTATACCAACACCAGCTGTGGCATACTTAACAAGAAAATATGGAGCAGATGCAGGGGTAATGATTTCAGCATCTCATAATCCGGTTGAATATAATGGAATTAAGTTTTTTGATGATAAAGGATATAAACTTTCTGATGAATTAGAAGATGAAATACAAAGAGTAATAGAAACAGGATTTAAGGAAGTACCTTCACCAATAGGACCTGATTTAGGAAGAAGAATAGAAGAAGTAGGTGCATTAGAAGATTATATAGAATTTGCTAAAGAAACTATTTCTGTAGATTTGAGAGGAATAAAGGTTGCACTAGATTGTGCTAATGGAGCATGTTACTCAGCTGCAGTTAAAGCTTTCAGAGATCTTGGAGCAGAGGTATATGTAATAAATGATAATCCAGATGGAACTAATATAAATGAAAAATGTGGATCAACGCATCCAGAAGAGCTAATGGATTATGTAGTTAGAAAAGGGTGTCATGTAGGGTTTGCATTTGACGGAGATGCTGATAGATGTTTAGCAGTAGATGAAACTGGTAAATTAATTGACGGCGATTTTATAATGACTTTATGTGCAAAGCATCTTAAGGAATTGGGAAGATTAAAGGATGACACTTTAGTTGTTACTGTAATGAGTAACTTAGGACTAATGCTTGCTTGTGAAAAGGAAGGAATCAAAACGTCTATAACTAAGGTTGGAGATAGATATGTTTTAGAAGAAATGATGAAAAGTGGCCATGTATTGGGAGGAGAACAATCAGGACATATTATATTCTTAGAATATAATACTACTGGAGATGGATTAGTTACTGCATTACAAGTTGCTTCAACAATTAAGAGAAGTGGAAAATCATTAAGTGAATTAGCAAGTATAATGCATCAACTACCACAGGTTTTAGTTAATGCTAAAGTTCCTAATGATAAAAAAGATATTCATGAAACAGATGAAGAAATTAAAGGTGAAATAAAGAAGATAGAGGAAGCACTTCATGGTTGCGGAAGAGTACTGATTAGACCTTCAGGTACAGAACCACTAGTTAGAGTTATGTTAGAAGGAGAAGATCAAGAAGAAATTGATAAAATGGCTAACGAATTAGCAGCATTAATATTAAAAAAAGCTAATGCTTAG
- a CDS encoding metallophosphoesterase, whose translation MNISFAVISDIHLKSKTTKDEKKFKKALEVVNRLRPELDAMIIAGDITHGGKKSEYTKFKNIYNEYGNPSAEKIFVMGNHDYWNGLPIKMAQKRFKEFTGGLIHSHKIIKGFHFISVSTEGRWRDGHFTSKLLKWVKERLEIAKSDDPKKPIFFTVHQHIKDTVYGSEEWSNKSFYKVLKDYPQVVTFTGHSHHPLNDPRSIHQRDFTSIGTASVSYIEMEKGKVNGSIPPRADEFSQGLLINVSEDNKVIIEAIDFVNEKIINTPWVLEGIGDKSKFKYTDDRYKRGIKPYFKGKMVKLKEVTSDSVTIIFNQGKHKDFIHSYKIEVINKITGKIHKEFLAFSDFYLNKSKTKLSVKLTGLMKNTKYNLKIKALESFGSESEDYLTATFETMNKSRIKTITDNIMLCIEYLFPSAQKR comes from the coding sequence ATGAATATATCATTTGCTGTAATAAGTGACATTCATCTAAAAAGTAAAACTACAAAAGATGAAAAAAAATTTAAAAAAGCTTTAGAAGTAGTAAATAGATTAAGACCTGAATTAGATGCCATGATTATTGCAGGAGACATTACTCATGGAGGGAAAAAATCAGAATATACTAAATTTAAAAATATATATAATGAATATGGAAACCCTAGTGCAGAAAAGATTTTTGTTATGGGAAATCATGATTACTGGAATGGACTGCCTATTAAAATGGCTCAAAAAAGGTTTAAGGAATTTACAGGTGGTTTAATTCATTCTCATAAGATTATAAAAGGATTCCATTTTATTTCTGTAAGCACAGAAGGAAGATGGAGAGATGGGCACTTTACTTCAAAATTATTGAAATGGGTTAAAGAAAGACTTGAGATAGCAAAAAGTGATGATCCTAAGAAACCAATATTTTTTACAGTTCACCAGCATATAAAAGATACTGTGTATGGAAGTGAAGAGTGGAGTAATAAATCATTTTACAAGGTTTTGAAAGATTATCCTCAGGTAGTAACTTTTACAGGACATTCACATCACCCTTTAAATGATCCTAGATCGATACACCAAAGAGATTTCACATCTATAGGAACTGCATCTGTTAGCTATATAGAGATGGAAAAAGGAAAGGTGAATGGAAGTATTCCACCAAGAGCTGATGAGTTTTCACAAGGATTATTAATAAATGTATCTGAAGACAATAAAGTTATAATTGAAGCCATAGATTTTGTTAATGAAAAGATTATAAATACTCCATGGGTGTTAGAAGGTATTGGAGATAAGTCTAAGTTTAAATATACCGATGATAGGTACAAACGTGGAATTAAACCATACTTTAAAGGTAAAATGGTTAAATTAAAAGAAGTTACAAGTGATTCAGTAACTATAATATTTAATCAAGGAAAGCATAAAGATTTTATTCATTCTTATAAAATTGAGGTTATTAATAAAATTACCGGTAAAATTCATAAGGAATTTTTAGCTTTTTCAGATTTTTATTTAAATAAGTCAAAGACTAAACTATCTGTTAAGTTAACAGGGCTTATGAAAAATACAAAATATAATCTTAAAATAAAGGCATTAGAATCCTTTGGAAGTGAAAGTGAAGATTATTTAACAGCTACTTTTGAGACAATGAATAAATCCAGAATTAAGACAATAACTGATAATATTATGCTTTGTATAGAATATTTATTCCCATCAGCACAAAAAAGATAA
- the buk gene encoding butyrate kinase, translated as MAYKLLIINPGSTSTKIGVYEDEKELFEETLRHSAEEIGKYASIFEQKDFRKEVILKVLADKNFDIKSLSAVVGRGGMLKPIPGGTYNVNEALLADLKVAAYGQHASNLGAILANEIAKEIGVNAFIVDPVVVDELIDVARLSGVPELPRKSIFHALNQKAVAKRYAKEHNKKYEDVNLVVVHMGGGVSVGAHKAGRIIDVNNTLDGEGPFSPERAGSTPAGDLIKLCFSGKYTEDELYKKIVGKGGYVAYLNTNDARDVSKLVHEGNEEAKLVYGAFIHQVTKAIGEYSVVLEGKIDAIILTGGIAYGKEVTEAIEKKVSWIAPVVVYPGEDELLALAQGAIRVLSGEETAKEY; from the coding sequence ATGGCTTACAAACTATTAATCATTAATCCAGGCTCTACATCTACCAAAATAGGTGTTTATGAGGATGAAAAGGAATTATTTGAAGAAACATTAAGACACTCAGCAGAAGAAATAGGTAAATATGCATCAATCTTTGAACAAAAGGATTTTAGAAAAGAAGTAATTCTTAAAGTTTTAGCGGATAAAAACTTTGATATTAAATCTCTAAGTGCAGTAGTAGGCAGAGGTGGAATGCTAAAACCTATACCAGGTGGTACTTATAATGTAAATGAAGCTTTACTAGCAGATTTAAAGGTAGCAGCATATGGTCAACATGCTTCAAATCTTGGAGCTATATTGGCTAATGAAATAGCTAAAGAAATAGGAGTAAATGCATTTATAGTTGATCCAGTTGTTGTTGATGAATTAATAGATGTAGCTAGATTATCAGGAGTACCTGAACTTCCAAGAAAATCAATATTCCATGCATTAAACCAAAAAGCTGTAGCAAAAAGATATGCTAAAGAACATAATAAAAAATATGAAGATGTTAACTTAGTTGTTGTTCATATGGGTGGAGGAGTATCTGTAGGAGCTCATAAAGCTGGTAGAATTATTGATGTAAATAATACTTTAGATGGAGAAGGTCCATTTTCTCCAGAAAGAGCAGGATCAACTCCTGCTGGAGACTTAATTAAATTATGCTTTAGTGGAAAATACACTGAAGATGAACTTTATAAAAAAATAGTTGGTAAAGGTGGATATGTAGCTTACCTAAATACTAACGATGCTAGAGATGTTTCGAAGTTAGTTCATGAAGGAAATGAAGAAGCAAAGTTAGTTTATGGAGCATTTATTCATCAAGTTACAAAAGCTATTGGAGAATATTCAGTAGTGTTAGAAGGTAAAATAGATGCTATAATTCTTACTGGCGGTATCGCATATGGTAAGGAAGTTACTGAAGCTATAGAAAAGAAAGTTAGCTGGATTGCACCAGTTGTAGTATATCCAGGAGAAGATGAGCTTTTAGCTTTAGCACAAGGTGCTATAAGAGTTCTTAGCGGAGAAGAAACAGCTAAAGAATATTAA
- a CDS encoding ABC transporter ATP-binding protein: MKVLEVKNVKKKLGKKEIIKGISFSVEEGEIFGFLGPNGAGKTTTIRMLVGLIAPNEGTIQILGHDIQKDREKALANLGAVVENPELYGYLSGRENLMQIARIRKVPKEDVEEIIKLIGLENRIGDKVKKYSLGMKQRLGLGAALLGNPKLMILDEPTNGLDPSGILDFREIVKKAAKERGMSVFVSSHILSEVQHLCDRVAFINGGEIKSVEKVNEDGVATQKDTMVVVTTDDDKAVKVIKELEVIHSVNIYDGEVVVSIDKGSSPKLIQELVAKDIEIIEIYRKHKGLEQRYMELVEGGVR, from the coding sequence ATGAAAGTATTAGAAGTAAAAAATGTAAAAAAGAAACTAGGTAAGAAAGAAATCATAAAGGGTATTTCTTTTTCAGTAGAAGAAGGAGAGATATTCGGATTTCTAGGACCAAATGGTGCAGGTAAAACCACAACTATAAGAATGCTTGTAGGACTTATTGCCCCTAATGAGGGAACTATACAAATCTTAGGGCATGATATACAAAAAGATAGAGAAAAAGCATTAGCTAATTTAGGTGCTGTAGTTGAAAATCCGGAACTTTATGGATATCTTTCTGGAAGAGAAAACCTTATGCAAATTGCGAGAATAAGAAAAGTACCTAAAGAAGATGTTGAGGAAATAATTAAACTTATAGGTTTAGAAAATAGAATAGGTGATAAGGTTAAGAAATATTCTTTAGGTATGAAACAGAGACTAGGGTTAGGAGCTGCATTACTTGGAAATCCAAAGCTTATGATATTAGATGAACCTACAAATGGACTAGATCCATCAGGAATATTAGATTTTAGAGAAATTGTAAAGAAGGCAGCAAAAGAAAGAGGAATGTCTGTATTTGTTTCTTCACATATATTAAGTGAAGTACAACATTTGTGTGACAGAGTTGCATTTATAAATGGTGGAGAAATTAAGTCAGTTGAGAAGGTAAATGAAGATGGAGTAGCGACCCAAAAAGATACTATGGTTGTTGTTACTACTGATGATGATAAGGCTGTTAAGGTTATCAAGGAGTTAGAAGTTATTCATAGTGTTAATATATATGATGGAGAAGTTGTAGTTTCCATAGACAAAGGTAGTTCCCCTAAGTTAATACAAGAATTGGTAGCTAAAGATATAGAAATTATAGAGATTTATAGAAAACACAAAGGGCTAGAACAGAGATATATGGAACTTGTGGAAGGAGGGGTAAGGTAA
- a CDS encoding clostri-philic family protein produces the protein MVQRRENNALQKGQRRQKLHNNQDNRGNDKKPAEYENFNGEEIK, from the coding sequence TTGGTACAAAGAAGAGAAAATAATGCATTACAAAAAGGTCAAAGAAGGCAAAAGCTGCATAATAACCAAGATAATAGAGGAAATGATAAAAAGCCTGCTGAATATGAAAATTTTAATGGTGAAGAAATTAAATAA